The Polynucleobacter sp. MWH-UH35A genomic interval GCACTCAATCACCAAATCGATATCAGACCAATCCACTTCCTCAAGCGTACCCGCAACCGATAGCAAATGAATGCGATGCTCATAGCCAAGTTCGGTCATGGTATTGGCAAAATAATCAGGCAAGAGGGCTCGGCGCTCGGTAGTAGGCTCAACGACTTGAACGGCGCAGCCGCCACGCGCACAAACCGCTGCAACATCTGCACCCATCGTGCCGCCACCCACAATGACCACCTTAGTTTCGGCTGGGGTAAATAACATGAATTCTCTCCTAAATAGGGGCGGACTTTTTCCAAAAAATCCTCTTACAATGAGATCATTATTTCAATAAAAAAGTTAGTGAGACATGATCCCCGTCAATTCGGTGCTGCAGGTCGGCCATTTCCCTGAAATTATGCAAGCAGAGATAGATAGGCGCTTTACCCCTGTTCATCACCTCGATCCAAAAGCGCCCACCCCGGCCGGCGATTTTCAGGCCATATTAATTCGCTCCAACACCCAGCTGCCGCAGATCCTAGTGGAGCAAATCCCCAGCATTCGTATGGTGGCAACTTGTGGAGTTGGCTATGACAACCTCCCTTTAGCCTTTCTAAGGGAAAAAAATATCAAAGTAAGCAATACACCTGGCGTGTTAAACGATGCCGTATGCGAGCTTGCTATTGGCATGATGCTGGCCTTACTCCGCCAATTACCCGCAGCCCAGGAATACGTTAAGAGTACTGCTTGGTCAAAAGCGCCATTTAGATTAACCACCACTTTGGCCGGTAAGTGCGTGGGCATTGCTGGGATGGGTCGCATTGGGCAAGATCTTGCCAAGCGGCTAGAGCCTTTTCAGGTAAGGATTGCCTATTCAGGCCCTAATCAAAAGTCATTACCGTACGACTACCATCCAGATCTCCAAGAATTGGCCAAGGTTTGCGACCTCTTATTCCTAGCCTGCCCCGCAACGCCTGATACTAACAAAATGATTAACGCCAAGGTTTTGGAGGCTTTGGGTCCCTCAGGATATTTAATTAATATTGCCCGTGGAAGCGTGGTGGACGAGAGTGCACTTTTATATGCGCTGCAACATAAAAAGATTGCTGGCGCCGCTCTCGATGTTTTTGAAAACGAACCCAACCCTAATGCCGCCTTTCTATCTCTTGATAATGTATTGTTAACACCACATATCGGGAGCGCTACCTCGGAAACACGGATAGCCATGACTAACTTAGCTATAGATAATTTAGAAGCCTTCTTTAAAAACCAAACACTTCCATCGGAAGTAAATAACTAAAACAACGGAGCCAGTATGACGATTTCCCTGCACCCTTCAACCTTACCCGCAGTGTTGTCCCCAGTAATCACACCATTTAAGGCAGACGGTAACCCAGATGCTGCGAAACTATTGAAGCAATGCAAATGGCTTGAAGCCAATGGTGTTGGTCAAGCTATATTTGGCACCAACTCTGAAGCAAATTCAATGTCTGCCCCACAAAAGATGGGCACATTAACGGCATTGATTGAAGGCGGCCTAAATCCAGATCATTTAATGCCTGGTACTGGCGCAACATCGATTGATGCAACGGTCAACATGACTCGTCACGCCGTGAATCATCAGTGCGCAGGGGTATTAATGCTGCCACCCTTCTATTACAAAGACGTTTCTGATGATGGATTGTTTGCCTATTTTTCTGAAGTCATTCAAAAGGTGGGTAGCACTGCACTTCAGATTTATATCTACAACATTCCGCCAGTAACTAAAATAAATTTGAGCTTATCTTTACTGGAGCGTTTAGCCAAAGAATACCCAAAGACTGTTGTCGGCATGAAGGATAGTTCTGGCGACTGGTCTTACACAGAATCTGTTATCAAATTATTAGCGCCGCACGGCTTCCGCGTATATGCTGGCAGCGAAGTATTTCTGATGCGCGCTCTGCGTGCTGGCGGCGTTGGCTGCATCTCCGCCACCGCTAATGTGAATCCAAAGGCTATTGCAGATTTGGCAGCGCACTGGAGAGAATCGAATGCAGATGATCGCCAAGCAGGCTTAGATCAAGTACGCGGAATTTTTGCCAAGTACCAAATGATTGCTGGCATGAAAACTGCTGTTGCGCATTACACCAATGATCCTGAGTGGCTCAGAGTACGTCCACCACTCATGCAGTTAAGTGCTGATCAACAAGCTCAACTGCTTAGCGAGCTGAAGGCAATCAACTTCGCTATGCCGGGTCTGTAATTTAAAAAACTAAAAAATAATTAGGAGACAACCATGAAACTATTAAAGGCCATTGCTTTATCGCTAAGCTTACTTTGCGCAAGCGTGAGCGCTCAAAATATTTCTATCGCAACTGGCGGAACAGGTGGTGTTTACTACCCGATGGGCGGTGGCTTAGCCTCCGTCCTATCCAGCAAAGTTCCTGGGATGTCCGCTACTGCAGAAGTCACTGGGGGCTCGGTAGACAACTTAAACCTCATTGGTACAGGCAAGCCATACGTTGGCTTCTCCATGGCTGATGCCGCTAAGGACGCTCAGATTGGCGAAGGTAAGTTTGCTGGTAAAAAAGTAGATCTACGCACACTTGTGGTTCTTTATCCAAATCTAATGCACGTGGTAACAGTAGATTCCACTGGCATCAAATCTATGAAGGATTTAAAAGGTAAACGCATTAGTACTGGTGCTCCTGGTAGCGCTACAGAAGTGATGGCCTTTCGCCTGCTAGACGCAGCAGGCATAGATAAAGATAAAGATGTCAAACGTGAGCGCTTAAGCGTTGCTGAATCTGTTAACGCCGTTAAAGACCGTAAGATTGACGCCTTCTTCTGGGTTGGTGGCTTACCTACTGCCGCAGTAACTGATCTTGCCAATAGCCCAGGTATGAAAATTGTCATGGTAGACACCTCGGATGAAGTGCCCCTCATGAATAAGAAATATGGCAATTTATATTTCTCTACAATCATTCCAAAGGCTATGTATAGCGGCATGTCTAAAGACAATAAAGTGGCAGCCGTAGCCAATATCTTGGTTGTAAATGCCAATATGCCAGATGATCAAGCCTATAAGATTGTCAAAACGATGTTTGATAACAAGATTGATCTCGTGCGCACCCATCAGGAATACATGAATGTCAGCCTGGAAAATCAGAAGGCGAAATCCACTCCTGTTGACTTCCATCCAGGCGCTTTAAAGTACTTCAAAGAAAAGAACGTCAAAGTTAATTAAGCATGCAATTGCAATAAGGGGTGAGTGAATCTCACCCCTTTCGTTTTACAGCGGACTCAAATACAGCACCGCATAAATATAAAAATAGGTTGAGACATGAATCAAAACGTTATCGATAATGAAACCCAAGAAAAATTAGATGCCTTTATCAAACAAGAAGAGGGTGACTCTAATGACTACAAGGGCCTTCTAGCAAAATTCATTACCCTGGTAGCGGTTGGCATGTCTTTGTTTCATCTTTATGCCGCTTATTCAATTGTTCCAACCCAGCAATTACGCGTAATTCACGTAGCTTTGGTTTTGTTCCTAGTTTTCTTAAGCTTCCCTATTGCGGCTCGCTTTAAAAATCGCCTCATGATCTGGGATGTGCTATTTGCGCTTGGATCAGTAGCAATCGCTTATTACATTTTGAGCGGTGGTGATGACTTCATGGACAGAAATACCGCACCCAACTCGACGGATGTCATGATTGGCATCGGTTTAATTCTCCTGATTCTTGAAAGCGTCCGAAGAACCAACGGCATGGTGTTGGTAACAGTCACAGTCTTGTTTTTGCTCTACGCTTTATTTGGCAATTACCTACCGGCGCCCTGGACACATAAAGGTTATGGCCTTGATCGTTTAGTAGGTTATATGTATATGACCCTCGAGGGCATTTACGGCACCGCCGTAGACGTGTCTGCAACCCTCATCATTCTCTTCACCATTTTTGGCGCTTTCTTGCAGTTCACAGGCGCAGGTAAATTCTTTATCGACTTCTCCTTTGCGGCCATGGGCGGAAAATCCTCTGGCGTTGGCAGAACTATTGTGATGTCTTCATTCTTACTTGGTGGGCCATCAGGCTCAGGTGTTGCCACTACGGTTACCGTTGGCTCTGTTGCAGCCCCCATGCTAGATAAAGTGGGTTACGAAAAAAATGCGGCTGGTGGACTTTTAGCAGCTGGCGGCCTAGGGGCTATCATCTCCCCGCCTGTGCTAGGTGCAGCTGCATTCTTGATTGCCGACTTCCTCAAGATTTCCTATTTGGATGTATTGCTCATGGCAACCATTCCAACCATTCTTTTCTATCTTGGCTTATTTGTCATGGTAGAAATTGATGTACGCAAATACGGTATGAAGAACATTCAATTTCAGTCTACTGAGACTGCATGGCAACTGACCAAAAAATATTGGTTCCATTTCTTCTCACTCATCTCTATTGTGGCATTCATGCTGATGGGCTTCTCGCCTGTGATGTCGGTATTTTGGGCGACAGTGGTTTCAGCTCTATCGAGCATGTTGCGTGAAGATACCGCCATCATTCCATGGGCATGGTTTAAAGGAAAGGAACCCATTCTTTCCGGGATATACAACTCCAACCTGACTAAAGCGCTTGCCTCTGGCTCAACAGGGGTCTTGGCGATTGCCGCTACGTGTGCTGGTGCCGGTCTGATTGTAGGTACTGTTACCTTGACTGGTCTTGGCCTGAAATTCAGCTCCATCGTGATTCAGTATGCAGGCGGCTCACTCTTGCTCACGACTATTTTCACCGCCTTGGTTGTTTGGGTGGTTGGCCTTGCTGTTCCAGTTACCGCCTCCTACATTATTTGTGCAGTAATCGCAGCACCAGCTTTGATCAACTTAGGTGTACCTGCATTTGCTGCGCATATGTTCATCTTCTATTACGCAGTTCTTTCAGAAGTCTCCCCTCCAACTGCACTTTCGCCATTCGCTGCAGCAGCGATTTGTAAAGGCAACCCCTATAAGACCACCTTACAAACTTGGAAATATGTTGCTCCAGCCATTCTGGTTCCATTTATGTTTGTATTGGATAAGTCTGGTGTGAGCTTGTTATTAATGGGATCAACTAATGCGTTGGAGCAAGCTGACTGGATGCAAATTGCTTGGGTTTCCTTTACGGCAGTGGTTGGCATCATCTGCTTAGCAGGGGGACTGCAAGGTTGGTTTATTGAGAAGACCAAGATTTTTGAACGCATCATCATGGTGATCTCTGGTGTCGCCCTAGCCTATCCCTCTACTGAAGCAGATCTCATTGGCTTTATTGGCTTTGGTCTTGTCCTGGTGACACAAACTATTACGCATTTTAAGTTTAACCCCAGATCTTCTTAAGAAGAAGCATTTCTGAAAAGCAATAAAGCCCGCAATTGCGGGCTTTATCTTTATCTAGGAAAGTAGGCTAGTCTAGATCAGGCAATTTTGGTCCAGGCAGCCTTGCCTGCATACTTATTCACAGCAGCTTCATCAAACTCAAATCCCAGCCCAAGGGACTTATGCAGGATCAAGTCCCCATTTTTGAAGGCGAGCTGCTTGTTAATTAATCTACGGAAGTTCAGGACTTGATCATCTAAGAAAAATTCAACGAAGCGGGCATTGGGTGTAGCAGCCACTAATGGCGCATGTAGGTCGTGCATCCAATGAGGGCAGACAATCACCCCCTTCAAATCCGCATATGCAGAAATTCTGCGCCATTCGGTAATGCCCCCACAAACTGCCGCATCAGATTGCAAGATAGCGGCACCACCAGCATCTATTAATTCTCTGAAGCGCCAGCGTCCCGCCTCCATCTCACCAGTAGCTACGTTAATTTTTGTTTGCTGTGCCAATGCAGCATGCAAATCAATTGCGTCTGGCGAGAATGGCTCTTCAATCCAATAGGGGTTGTAAGCTTCAAAGCGACGCACATACTCAAGCGCAGTTGGCAAATCACGCCAGGCATTGTTAGCATCCAGGGTAAGCAATACATCATCGCCTACCGCTTTGCGAGCAGCTTTAACACGCGCCTCTTCTTCAGAGGGGGATAAACGCCCCACCTTCATCTTCACCGCCTTAAAGCCCTGCTTTACGTAAGACTCCATTTCTTTGCCTAGCTTGGCTGGGGTTTTGCCTTCCAAATAGTAGCCGCCACTAGCGTACGCAGGTACGCGATCATCCACAACTGAGCCCAAATATTGATGCAATGGCAATCCGACTGAACGTGCATTTAAATCCCATAGGGCTGTGTCCAAAATGGAAATGCCCCGCATCACCGCACCAGCACGACCTTGAAGAATGGATTCGTTATACATCTCCATCCAAAGACCTTCACTGCGGTGACTATTTTGACCAAGCAGTTTTGGAGCCAGTAATTGTTCTACAGCAATCTTGGCGATATCGCCACCAGCACTGCCGACGTAACAAAAGCCGATGCCTTCATTACCATCCTTGCTGCGAACTTTTACAAGACAGTAGTGACGCTCAGAAACAGTGCGGGTAGAAAATGAGGTTACCTTATCCAAAGGTACCGCCACTGAGGCAACTTGAATGGATTCGATAATCGGCATCTAAACTCCTTAATCAAAAAATGATTGTATCGTCACAGATTTAGTGAAAAGTGGCAAAAGTGGTATCGCCATAGGTGCCGGTCTGCCGATAAGCCAGCCATTGGGGCAGCTTTTAAATTAATCTCAAATCAAGACTGCATTCATTTTGCTGCAGCACAACATATTTATTCAGCTTCGCCCCCACATTATTAGATAATTGAGGGGTGAATAAAAAAGTATCTATTCGCTCCCTAATTACCAAGGGAGTAACTATTTTGTCTGGCTGTGCCTTGCTTTGCTCGACCCCGGGCTTAGCTTATGCAGCTCAAACTCAAAATACAAATCAAACCCGCCAGAAGGTTGTTGTTCAACCTTCCAAGCAGGTTGGCTTCAAGGATAAATCGGCAGGTGCGGGCTTAAAGACCAGCAGCATGAGTCTCAATCCATCCCTCTTCCAGCGCAAAGCTCCAGATGAGCTCATGCTCGATAGCGATGCCAACTTAGACTACCGCGTAAGCCAAGGTTGCCTACGACGCAATTTTAATGAGGACAATCTTCCCGCAAGCGTGGGCATCAATAACCGTCAGTTCAGCGAATTTTTTAAGAACCAGACAAAAACATTTTTTGATCATATGCGCGGCGAATGCATTCCCTACGCTGTTGCTTTTGGCAGTCGAAATCGCTTTGATTCTTTAAGCATTATGAATGGCCCCATTCAAGATAGTAAAACCGAAGTGTGGACTTTCACACCATCAGCGGTTGGTGGATTTCTAATACAGCAGGATTACCTTAAAAATGAATCGAAGCGCCTCACTGAAATACGCATCCCCTTAAGAGATGTTTTATATGATCCACGCAAAGTGAGCGATCAGTTACCAGTCGAACTCGTTTGGGAATTAAATTCCCTGATCAAACAAATTTATCCAGAAGAAAATAATTCACTCGAAAATACAAACAGTGTTGTACGTTTGATTGTGGATTTCGGTGATCGAGAAAAATGGGCCCAAATTTGGGCTGCAGAGATTATTGATCCGACCACTAAAGAGGTTTATGCGAACGCTTTTTGGATGGAGCGTGGCGATATTCCCGGAGGATTCTTTACGGGATCCGGGGAATCCCTTGAGCGCTCCTTCTGGACTAACCCATTAAGCTATCGACGTATTTCGAGAGGCGTCGGCATGGTAAGGGCCTCCCCTGGGAAGCGCAGCAAGACTGTGGCGCCAGCAGTTAAGGGCACAACTCCAACGACTGCACCAGCAGCAGCAAGCAAGCAACGTTATCGCGCTCATATGGGCATCGATTACTCCGCACCTATAGGCACTCCAGTATTTAGTGTTGCTAATGGCAGAGTGGCGCATATTGGATACAGTGGCGCATTTGGCAACTTAATAATTTTGGAGCATCCTGGCAACTACCATACCTACTACGCTCACTTAAGTAATTACAACGTTGAACTCGAATTGGGTAATGAGGTAAGGCGCGGTTTGGAGATTGGCTATGTAGGATCAACCGGAAGATCAACCGGACCACACCTTCATTTTGAATTAAGGAAAAATGGAGTTTATGTTGACCCGTATGGCTCCAAGACACAACTAGATTTATGGTCTATGCGCGACAACGAAAGTGGACAACTCACTAGAGAAATTCTCTTGCTCGGCAGCCCCATAAAGCATAACTAAGCAATAAAAAAGGGTCCGCTTGGACCCTTTTGTGCACTTGTGGGTAATCTAGCCCAGAACCAATACCGGCAAAGTGGAATGGATGATCACTTCATGCGTTTCGCTGCCCAACAAAATGCCTTTAAGGCCTGTGCGCTTATGCGACGCCATGACGATAACGTCGGCTTTGGCCTTTTTCGCACCATCCAAGATACCCTCGGAAAGATTGCTATTAGAAATATGCAAGCTTTTTGCTTTTACGGCAGCACCAAGTGCAGTCGCAGCTTTCTTAAAGACATCCTTAGCATAAGCCTCACATACCTTGGCATGCTCTTTTTGAGAGATCCCATAGCCCATTGTGCTATCTGAATAGACCATTGGTGGCAATGGATCAGAAACATAGACCAGCGTCACTGCAGCGCCATCCGCCTTGGCTAATGCAGCCACTTTTTTCAAGGATTTTTTGCTGATATCTGAGCCGTCTACCGG includes:
- a CDS encoding universal stress protein; the encoded protein is MFKHLLVPVDGSDISKKSLKKVAALAKADGAAVTLVYVSDPLPPMVYSDSTMGYGISQKEHAKVCEAYAKDVFKKAATALGAAVKAKSLHISNSNLSEGILDGAKKAKADVIVMASHKRTGLKGILLGSETHEVIIHSTLPVLVLG
- a CDS encoding TRAP transporter fused permease subunit — its product is MNQNVIDNETQEKLDAFIKQEEGDSNDYKGLLAKFITLVAVGMSLFHLYAAYSIVPTQQLRVIHVALVLFLVFLSFPIAARFKNRLMIWDVLFALGSVAIAYYILSGGDDFMDRNTAPNSTDVMIGIGLILLILESVRRTNGMVLVTVTVLFLLYALFGNYLPAPWTHKGYGLDRLVGYMYMTLEGIYGTAVDVSATLIILFTIFGAFLQFTGAGKFFIDFSFAAMGGKSSGVGRTIVMSSFLLGGPSGSGVATTVTVGSVAAPMLDKVGYEKNAAGGLLAAGGLGAIISPPVLGAAAFLIADFLKISYLDVLLMATIPTILFYLGLFVMVEIDVRKYGMKNIQFQSTETAWQLTKKYWFHFFSLISIVAFMLMGFSPVMSVFWATVVSALSSMLREDTAIIPWAWFKGKEPILSGIYNSNLTKALASGSTGVLAIAATCAGAGLIVGTVTLTGLGLKFSSIVIQYAGGSLLLTTIFTALVVWVVGLAVPVTASYIICAVIAAPALINLGVPAFAAHMFIFYYAVLSEVSPPTALSPFAAAAICKGNPYKTTLQTWKYVAPAILVPFMFVLDKSGVSLLLMGSTNALEQADWMQIAWVSFTAVVGIICLAGGLQGWFIEKTKIFERIIMVISGVALAYPSTEADLIGFIGFGLVLVTQTITHFKFNPRSS
- a CDS encoding dihydrodipicolinate synthase family protein → MTISLHPSTLPAVLSPVITPFKADGNPDAAKLLKQCKWLEANGVGQAIFGTNSEANSMSAPQKMGTLTALIEGGLNPDHLMPGTGATSIDATVNMTRHAVNHQCAGVLMLPPFYYKDVSDDGLFAYFSEVIQKVGSTALQIYIYNIPPVTKINLSLSLLERLAKEYPKTVVGMKDSSGDWSYTESVIKLLAPHGFRVYAGSEVFLMRALRAGGVGCISATANVNPKAIADLAAHWRESNADDRQAGLDQVRGIFAKYQMIAGMKTAVAHYTNDPEWLRVRPPLMQLSADQQAQLLSELKAINFAMPGL
- a CDS encoding M23 family metallopeptidase; the protein is MNKKVSIRSLITKGVTILSGCALLCSTPGLAYAAQTQNTNQTRQKVVVQPSKQVGFKDKSAGAGLKTSSMSLNPSLFQRKAPDELMLDSDANLDYRVSQGCLRRNFNEDNLPASVGINNRQFSEFFKNQTKTFFDHMRGECIPYAVAFGSRNRFDSLSIMNGPIQDSKTEVWTFTPSAVGGFLIQQDYLKNESKRLTEIRIPLRDVLYDPRKVSDQLPVELVWELNSLIKQIYPEENNSLENTNSVVRLIVDFGDREKWAQIWAAEIIDPTTKEVYANAFWMERGDIPGGFFTGSGESLERSFWTNPLSYRRISRGVGMVRASPGKRSKTVAPAVKGTTPTTAPAAASKQRYRAHMGIDYSAPIGTPVFSVANGRVAHIGYSGAFGNLIILEHPGNYHTYYAHLSNYNVELELGNEVRRGLEIGYVGSTGRSTGPHLHFELRKNGVYVDPYGSKTQLDLWSMRDNESGQLTREILLLGSPIKHN
- a CDS encoding TAXI family TRAP transporter solute-binding subunit — encoded protein: MKLLKAIALSLSLLCASVSAQNISIATGGTGGVYYPMGGGLASVLSSKVPGMSATAEVTGGSVDNLNLIGTGKPYVGFSMADAAKDAQIGEGKFAGKKVDLRTLVVLYPNLMHVVTVDSTGIKSMKDLKGKRISTGAPGSATEVMAFRLLDAAGIDKDKDVKRERLSVAESVNAVKDRKIDAFFWVGGLPTAAVTDLANSPGMKIVMVDTSDEVPLMNKKYGNLYFSTIIPKAMYSGMSKDNKVAAVANILVVNANMPDDQAYKIVKTMFDNKIDLVRTHQEYMNVSLENQKAKSTPVDFHPGALKYFKEKNVKVN
- a CDS encoding 2-hydroxyacid dehydrogenase, encoding MIPVNSVLQVGHFPEIMQAEIDRRFTPVHHLDPKAPTPAGDFQAILIRSNTQLPQILVEQIPSIRMVATCGVGYDNLPLAFLREKNIKVSNTPGVLNDAVCELAIGMMLALLRQLPAAQEYVKSTAWSKAPFRLTTTLAGKCVGIAGMGRIGQDLAKRLEPFQVRIAYSGPNQKSLPYDYHPDLQELAKVCDLLFLACPATPDTNKMINAKVLEALGPSGYLINIARGSVVDESALLYALQHKKIAGAALDVFENEPNPNAAFLSLDNVLLTPHIGSATSETRIAMTNLAIDNLEAFFKNQTLPSEVNN
- a CDS encoding mandelate racemase/muconate lactonizing enzyme family protein; translation: MPIIESIQVASVAVPLDKVTSFSTRTVSERHYCLVKVRSKDGNEGIGFCYVGSAGGDIAKIAVEQLLAPKLLGQNSHRSEGLWMEMYNESILQGRAGAVMRGISILDTALWDLNARSVGLPLHQYLGSVVDDRVPAYASGGYYLEGKTPAKLGKEMESYVKQGFKAVKMKVGRLSPSEEEARVKAARKAVGDDVLLTLDANNAWRDLPTALEYVRRFEAYNPYWIEEPFSPDAIDLHAALAQQTKINVATGEMEAGRWRFRELIDAGGAAILQSDAAVCGGITEWRRISAYADLKGVIVCPHWMHDLHAPLVAATPNARFVEFFLDDQVLNFRRLINKQLAFKNGDLILHKSLGLGFEFDEAAVNKYAGKAAWTKIA